A single region of the Panthera tigris isolate Pti1 chromosome B1, P.tigris_Pti1_mat1.1, whole genome shotgun sequence genome encodes:
- the CHRNA6 gene encoding neuronal acetylcholine receptor subunit alpha-6 isoform X2 yields METNLWLRHIWNDYKLRWDPMEYDGIETLRVPADKIWKPDIVLYNNAVGDFQVEGKTKALLKYDGMITWTPPAIFKSSCPMDITFFPFDHQNCSLKFGSWTYDKAEIDLLIIGSKVDMNDFWENSEWEIVDASGYKHDIKYNCCEEIYTDITYSFYIRRLPMFYTINLIIPCLFISFLTVLVFYLPSDCGEKVTLCISVLLSLTVFLLVITETIPSTSLVIPLVGEYLLFTMIFVTLSIAVTVFVLNIHYRTPTTHTMPKWVKTVFLQLLPQILMMKRPLDKMKETSSDKNSKGISGRPTKVNFDNCRETKLPKECCHCHKSSELATSKRRLSHQPLQWMTENSEHSPDVEDVINSVQFIAENMKNQNETKKVEDDWKYVAMVVDRVFLWVFIIVCVFGTAGLFLQPLLGNTGKS; encoded by the exons ATGGAAACCAATCTGTGGCTACGTCAC ATATGGAATGATTATAAATTGCGCTGGGACCCAATGGAATATGATGGCATTGAGACTCTTCGTGTTCCTGCAGATAAGATATGGAAGCCTGACATCGTTCTCTACAACAA TGCTGTTGGTGACTTCCAAGTTGAAGGCAAGACAAAAGCTCTTCTTAAATATGATGGCATGATAACCTGGACTCCACCAGCTATTTTCAAGAGTTCCTGTCCTATGGAtatcacttttttcccttttgatcaTCAAAACTGTTCCCTTAAATTTGGTTCCTGGACATATGACAAAGCTGAAATTGATCTTCTAATCATTGGATCTAAAGTGGATATGAATGATTTTTGGGAAAACAGCGAATGGGAAATTGTTGATGCCTCTGGCTACAAGCATGACATAAAATACAATTGTTGTGAGGAGATATACACAGATATAACCTATTCTTTTTACATTAGAAGATTGCCAATGTTTTATACCATTAATCTGATCATCCCTtgtctctttatttcatttctaactGTGCTTGTCTTTTACCTCCCTTCTGACTGTGGTGAAAAGGTGACactttgtatttcagttttgctttctctGACTGTGTTTTTGCTAGTAATCACGGAAACCATCCCATCCACGTCTCTTGTGATCCCACTGGTGGGTGAGTACCTACTGTTCACCATGATCTTTGTCACCCTGTCCATTGCGGTGACTGTATTTGTGTTGAACATACATTATCGCACCCCAACGACACACACCATGCCCAAGTGGGTGAAGACAGTTTTCCTCCAGCTGTTACCCCAGATCTTGATGATGAAGAGGCCTCTGGACAAGATGAAGGAGACAAGTTCAGAtaaaaattccaaaggcatttcTGGTAGGCCCACCAAAGTCAATTTTGATAATTGCAGAGAGACCAAACTTCCTAAAGAATGCTGCCACTGTCATAAATCAAGTGAGCTTGCCACCAGCAAGAGGAGATTAAGTCATCAGCCTTTACAATGGATGACTGAAAATTCAGAGCACTCGCCTGATGTTGAAGATGTAATTAACAGTGTACAATTCatagcagaaaacatgaagaaccaaaatgaaacaaagaag gTAGAAGACGACTGGAAATACGTAGCCATGGTGGTGGACAGAGTATTTCTTTGGGTGTTTATAATTGTCTGTGTGTTTGGAACTGCAGGGCTATTTCTACAGCCACTATTGGGGAACACTGGAAAGTCTTAg
- the CHRNA6 gene encoding neuronal acetylcholine receptor subunit alpha-6 isoform X1, protein MLTSEGQGFLHFGLCLWLCMFIPFFKGSAGCASEERLFHKLFSHYNQFIRPVENVSEPVTVHFEVAITQLANVDEVNQIMETNLWLRHIWNDYKLRWDPMEYDGIETLRVPADKIWKPDIVLYNNAVGDFQVEGKTKALLKYDGMITWTPPAIFKSSCPMDITFFPFDHQNCSLKFGSWTYDKAEIDLLIIGSKVDMNDFWENSEWEIVDASGYKHDIKYNCCEEIYTDITYSFYIRRLPMFYTINLIIPCLFISFLTVLVFYLPSDCGEKVTLCISVLLSLTVFLLVITETIPSTSLVIPLVGEYLLFTMIFVTLSIAVTVFVLNIHYRTPTTHTMPKWVKTVFLQLLPQILMMKRPLDKMKETSSDKNSKGISGRPTKVNFDNCRETKLPKECCHCHKSSELATSKRRLSHQPLQWMTENSEHSPDVEDVINSVQFIAENMKNQNETKKVEDDWKYVAMVVDRVFLWVFIIVCVFGTAGLFLQPLLGNTGKS, encoded by the exons ATGCTGACCAGCGAGGGCCAGGGATTCCTTCACTTTGGTTTGTGTCTCTGGTTGTGTATGTTCATACCTTTCTTTAAAG GCTCTGCAGGCTGTGCATCTGAAGAGAGGCTCTTTCACAAACTGTTTTCTCATTATAACCAGTTCATCAGGCCTGTGGAAAACGTTTCTGAACCGGTCACGGTGCATTTTGAAGTGGCCATCACACAGCTGGCCAATGTG GATGAAGTAAACCAGATCATGGAAACCAATCTGTGGCTACGTCAC ATATGGAATGATTATAAATTGCGCTGGGACCCAATGGAATATGATGGCATTGAGACTCTTCGTGTTCCTGCAGATAAGATATGGAAGCCTGACATCGTTCTCTACAACAA TGCTGTTGGTGACTTCCAAGTTGAAGGCAAGACAAAAGCTCTTCTTAAATATGATGGCATGATAACCTGGACTCCACCAGCTATTTTCAAGAGTTCCTGTCCTATGGAtatcacttttttcccttttgatcaTCAAAACTGTTCCCTTAAATTTGGTTCCTGGACATATGACAAAGCTGAAATTGATCTTCTAATCATTGGATCTAAAGTGGATATGAATGATTTTTGGGAAAACAGCGAATGGGAAATTGTTGATGCCTCTGGCTACAAGCATGACATAAAATACAATTGTTGTGAGGAGATATACACAGATATAACCTATTCTTTTTACATTAGAAGATTGCCAATGTTTTATACCATTAATCTGATCATCCCTtgtctctttatttcatttctaactGTGCTTGTCTTTTACCTCCCTTCTGACTGTGGTGAAAAGGTGACactttgtatttcagttttgctttctctGACTGTGTTTTTGCTAGTAATCACGGAAACCATCCCATCCACGTCTCTTGTGATCCCACTGGTGGGTGAGTACCTACTGTTCACCATGATCTTTGTCACCCTGTCCATTGCGGTGACTGTATTTGTGTTGAACATACATTATCGCACCCCAACGACACACACCATGCCCAAGTGGGTGAAGACAGTTTTCCTCCAGCTGTTACCCCAGATCTTGATGATGAAGAGGCCTCTGGACAAGATGAAGGAGACAAGTTCAGAtaaaaattccaaaggcatttcTGGTAGGCCCACCAAAGTCAATTTTGATAATTGCAGAGAGACCAAACTTCCTAAAGAATGCTGCCACTGTCATAAATCAAGTGAGCTTGCCACCAGCAAGAGGAGATTAAGTCATCAGCCTTTACAATGGATGACTGAAAATTCAGAGCACTCGCCTGATGTTGAAGATGTAATTAACAGTGTACAATTCatagcagaaaacatgaagaaccaaaatgaaacaaagaag gTAGAAGACGACTGGAAATACGTAGCCATGGTGGTGGACAGAGTATTTCTTTGGGTGTTTATAATTGTCTGTGTGTTTGGAACTGCAGGGCTATTTCTACAGCCACTATTGGGGAACACTGGAAAGTCTTAg